GGAGAAATGGCTCGCACGAAGCAGACGGCTCGGAAGTCGACGGGCGGCAAGGCTCCGCGGAAGCAGCTGGCGACGAAGGCGGCCCGCAAGAGCGCCCCGGCCACCGGCGGCGTGAAGAAGCCGCACCGCTACCGTCCGGGGACGGTGGCCCTGCGGGAGATCCGGCGCTACCAGAAGTCGACGGAGCTGCTGATCCGCAAGCTGCCCTTCCAGCGCCTGGTGCGGGAGATCGCGCAGGACTTCAAGACGGACCTGCGCTTTCAGAGCTCGGCGGTGATGGCGCTGCAGGAGGCCAGCGAGGCTTACCTGGTGGGGCTCTTCGAGGACACCAACCTCTGCGCCATCCACGCCAAGAGGGTGACCATCATGCCCAAGGACATCCAGCTGGCACGCCGCATCCGCGG
This Sceloporus undulatus isolate JIND9_A2432 ecotype Alabama unplaced genomic scaffold, SceUnd_v1.1 scaffold_33858, whole genome shotgun sequence DNA region includes the following protein-coding sequences:
- the LOC121918775 gene encoding histone H3 yields the protein MARTKQTARKSTGGKAPRKQLATKAARKSAPATGGVKKPHRYRPGTVALREIRRYQKSTELLIRKLPFQRLVREIAQDFKTDLRFQSSAVMALQEASEAYLVGLFEDTNLCAIHAKRVTIMPKDIQLARRIRGERA